The DNA window cctctctgtctttgtctcctaaacacctgacatgtgctgtccctctgatcctatccatcctgctcactcccagggagcatctctgctacctccagctctgcctcctgtcttttccccAGTGCCACTGTATAACATTGCTGCCCTGACCTcccttttgtacactttccccttcATCCTTATGGTATAATATAATTTTCACAATTCACTTGAACCTTTACTGAGCGTTGTTGTTTCTGTTGATGACTTCCTGTTGACACACCTGTGCAAATAGGAGCCACCTGCAATGAAGGCAGGAAGGAAAGTAGGGCTGATGCTCCGGAATCAGGCTGAAGGTACTTCAATGAGAAGGCgctttgtttattatgatgcttTGCAGTAGTTTCCGGGGCAACTGCAAGCAGTATGTGGCCGTTATTGGTAACAGAGTAGCCCTCCAGGCTACAGACTGAGGGATGTTTGGTAATTAAAGTCTTCATGTTTAATCAAGTTGAGCCTGACCAATATAAAGGTGTTTCAGATATTCCATAAACAATGTGATCTCTAAATgagagttcagtgtgtcctcaAATAAAGAGTTTAAAGTCTTTTTAGTCTAAAAAGTTTAAAGTCAAAATAGAGGATtaaaaaaagtctcacttgttgatgacactcgtctctttcacagcctgagctggtgtttcctgtcagagagaggttgttcccttctgtcctcagtcctcagctctccgtcctctcgtctgacacaactggacctgaacTACAACAatctgaaggatccaggagtggagcagctgtgtgctggactgaagagtccacactgtcacctggagactctcaggtcagaacataTCATGACtgacaacacaacagaaaggACATGAGACACAAACTAGTGTGTTTCTCTGTGGGAAATAGGGAATAAGGGGCTGAAATGATTAGAACTGTTCTTCAATCCTTTTCAATCTTGGTGGAATGTGAGACGAAATGTTGACTGTAGTCTGTGTCATGTAGCAGAAATTATGTTATGATTCGGGAAAGAAACATCGCAGCAAATGTTAATTTCAAAGTCTGAGGTGAAGACTCCAGCTCCAAAGAGTcagttttctcatcagtttGCTCTTTAATGCGgcagctgattctcagtggcatcaAACTTCAGCAGGCTTGTCCTGCAGTCATTTGTTAAAGACCGGTCGTTCTGTGAAGACTCACATACATAAGATGAGAGTTTGTCCATGATCAGTGAACCAAGGACCGTCAATACTGGAATGGATGTCCTTCGAATATCCAAcatcttttctctttttcttttcactgctgtgttttctgagCCAGCAGCACAGTGGGAGACcttgcatgtgttgatatgaaccaagtcAGGCAACCATACCACAAACCCTTTTAGGACCACTTGATCTAATGAAGCCAACAACGATCCAGAGACCCTGAGTCGACGTATGTCATTATTAAGAGCTTCTTATTTCAAGAATACCATCGTGAAAGTCATACTCTCCACAACGGTCAGCTGCCGGTGTCGGTTGTCAAACCCTGGGGAGCTGAAGGGCATGGTGTGCCGCCATGGTCTTGTCATATATGAggatgcaagtccaatgcagtgagtgtGCTGCCCAATTCCTATTGGTTAGAGAAAGCATTATTGCGAGCTCAGTTAAGTGTACACAGACTTGCTGTGTATACGGGCGGCAGAGGTCCATGTCTTCATTCCAGCTGGTTTCGCTAGTGcgactaaagaaaaaaatcactgtcACACTGAAAAATTTTGGTCGCACACTGGAGTCCTGCTTCAGAGTGGGACTGGCTAACGATGTTGCGGCAACAACATTTGAAATCTCATGAAAGAATTGTGAGTTGAAACTGTGAGTTGAAAACTTAGTTTTGATCTTATGAGTTCATGAGGAGACCATTTTAGCAGTCCTAAGCCTCCAAGAGAGTACTGCTGTAACAATCGGTCTGATCAAGTTGATCATGACTTTTAGGATCAATTCAAGGTCAAAAGCTCACAAAGGACTCCTTTCCTAAGATTCCTAAGCAGGAAACTAGGAAGCGACAGAAGTTAGAAAGATTGCCTTGTTTACAGATGATCTGTTttatgtcacttcctgttggagcagCTGGATAAATAAAGTCTCCTCTTTAACAACAACATCCCAGTATTTTGTTCCTCTTTCACCCTGTGTGTTTGTCACGTTTATTCTGACTGATAAAAGTGCtccaaatattccaacaataatgcAGTGACAATCTTCTGAATGTAAAGAGTTCAGGGTGTCCTCAAATAAAGagtcttgtcaaaatagaggattgaaaaagtctcacttgttgatgacactcgtctctttcacagcctgacaAGGTGTTTCCTGTccgagagaagtggttcccttctgtcctcagtcctcagctctccgtcctctcgtctgacacaactggacctgagctacaactacgacctgaaggatccaggagtggagcagctgtgtgctggactgaagagtccacactgtcacctggagaatctcaggtcagaacacatcatgtgtccagcttcagagctgaaatgtgaaagtcagaggtggagactccatTTGCAGAGAGTCAACAGACCATCATTGAGCTGGATGGGATTGTGCTGTAAAATGTAGAACTAAATTAATGCACCATATCAAACATGCAGTGATCAGAATAAACTCGAATAAAATACACAACTAAGACACCAGGGAAAAACCTTGAGATAAAGAACACGATTGCAAAGGAAGTTAGTGACGAGGGATGCCCATTTATTAAGGTCCTATTTGTACGTGGCCAGCATTTTTGTAGAAACCAAGAAGTAGCCTTTAATTTTCATCCTTCATTTGCTATATATTCACCTCCTGACGTGTGCCATTACCATGAATGCTCAGACAGCAATGGGGAGACGGGAAGTGACAGTACTAgatcatgttgtttttttgtaaatgattaGCTTTATGGTCCACCAATCTggtacaaaaacattttctgttttagtGAAAGACTAGTGATCATTAGGGATTTAGGTCAAACTTAATTATTTACAGTGCAACTTGCATGTGAACTTCTTCAAATGcacaaataattaataataaagcACTTTTTTGATCATTAAACAGTGGATCAGAACGTTGTCCTCAACAGTCATGtgtctttcacagcctgagcaggtgTAATCTCTCAgggagaagtggttcccttctgtcctcagtcctcagctctccgtcctctcgtctgacacaactggacctgagctacaatgATGATCTGGaagatccaggagtggagccgctgtgtgctggactgaagagtccacactgtcacctggagactgtCAGGTCAGAACGCATcagctcctctcttcagttcttctccacaactggacggttcttctgctctcacagTTCTCTAAAACACTGTTCCTCTGTCAttacagtctgtcagggtgtagcatctcagagagaggctgtgcttctctggcctcagctctgacctctaacccctcccatctgagagagctggacctgagcttcaaccatccaagaggaccaggactggagctgctgtctgctggactggagagtccagactggaggctggagactctcaggtatggacagagcagcagaagtgactgactgagctccaaagagcttcagactgaacatgtgatccagaagcagacagagaggatgtgggtgtgtgacgctgctcagactcttcatctgacctgagcacatgaatccaaatacatgacatgttctcctgctgggcaccagtggaagcaccaaggacACAGTAGAGTCTGAGCAGCTTTATAgagatccatccatccatctgttgtcatcaacacagtcatgaaagagctgtccacttagcagcaggagataatagtcctgaaacatctgaagtcacatgactctttCTTCCACCAGGTTGGatcactgtggaccacagaggtTAACATCTGGACTGCAGAGATGTAAGTCTGTGTCTTCTTGCTTCATGAGAATTCCTCgactctgtcagcttctagtggagcagctgtgatgttagtgacgtcatgtgacccttgaatctgctgctggaacttgtcttcatcaagtccaggtcactgccCAGAACACTGGTCACCACATGATGTCCAGCTCCAGCTAGTGAGGAGCCTCCGTGCAGATCTAGAAGCAGCACTGTGgactttcctcatcatcaaatactgattccttcactctcttcagactttgactccagagtctcAGGAGCTCTGAATATCATCATGTTCCCTAAGCTAGATTTAGCTCCTGACATCACATGGACACACATGTGACATCAGCTCCTCCAGATGATTCTGGGATGTTCCAGTCCTCCTGGTTCTTCTCTTGAGGTGGCCCCAGTTGACCCGTCACAGTTTTGACCTGTGGCCCCATGATCTCCACTGGAGTCCATGTGGACCAACAGAGCAGCCTTCCCTGGCTTGCTGGGACAATGATTGTTTCTTGAAGAGAAGGTCTGTTcttccaccatcatcaccacgtgtgtcttcttctctcagacttccgtccactctcactggacccagacacagctcaccggcgcctcctgctgtccaacaacaacagcatggtGGAACTAGTGACGGAGGATCAGGATTATCTGGACCATGACGACAGGTTTGAGCggtgtcctcaggtgatgaGCAGAGATGCTGTGACTGGTCCCTGTTACTGGGagctggagtggagaggaagagtttctgtggcagtgactctcaggagagacggagggaaggaagacgagtctgagtttggacagaacccttattcctggagtctgagctgctctgatgatgcTGGATATAAATTCTGTCACAATAAGGGAGAAAGTGTCGTCGAGAGCTCAGAAGTCTCCCACAGAGTAGCAGTTGTGGTGAACTCAGCTAGAGGGGTTTTGGAGTtttccagagtttcctctggaaTTCAAACCcccctcctcatcttcttcacccccactgaacctctgtacctgggatttggactcagagaggttcctggttctggttcctcaGTGCGTCTGTGTgacctgagtgtgtgagtgtgttcctcCAACATACTGGCTAGTTCACATCCCCATCCACTGACAGTGAGGAATAAAGAAAGCTGCTTCTGAATCAAACGCGTTCATCTAAAGAGAAGATCAAAACAATGTATGACTTCACCACATTCTCAAACCTTCCTATTCTTTTTCACTGTGGACAGATCACATGACAATATTCATTCATGAACTGTTTGTCCCCATGTTTGTGACGTCACCCAGATTTTAATTTTGTGAAGTGTTAGTGTTAAATCAACTTTTCtgtatcttttttgttttactaatATGTTCATTGTCATTTTCCGTGTTTCATATACCACACATGAAAATAGGACAGAAGACAAACACGGGCCATAGAAAGCCTCAACAGGCACTCACTTAAACACAACATGAATAAACTCGGTAAAATGCCTTTGAATGTTgtggtgtttgtttatttgaatgatttattattcttacctctattattgttattagttaCCTACGATGGAGTCCATCCCAAAGTCTGTCTCGTAAAGACAATGTATTAAGTTCCCTTTTCACCCCAGAGCGCGGATTTATGCAATACTGGTTCTGCCCAGAAGATGGCGTCAAATAGCAGTGGAAACATGATGACGTCAATTGACCCAACTGCTGACCCGGAAGTTGATAATGTGACTTGTTTGTTAGCCAGCTCCTTTTAATAAGATTGTCAATGGCACAAAATAGAACGTTTCAATTCATAGCGTAGTCTCTTGTTTCCACCTTATAGATAAACATGTCACGGGAGCGAAACCCGCTTTTCTGTAAAAACTCCGGGTGAGTACTTTCGTTCTTGCAGTGACTTAACCGCGACATGACTTTTGTTCGAAATGTTTTCAAGTACGAGTTATTAAGCGTCTCAGACGTTTGTGTGTTGAACTGAAGTCTACAGTCTTAAGAACGTGGACACGAGTCGTTTGGGATTGTCATGAAGTTGTGTGAGCTGTCAGTCCTCACTGTGAGCTCACTGAAAATCCACTTTCCTCTGAGACAGTAGTGGCGTCTTCAACGGCACTTTTACATGCTGAAAATATAAGATCTACCTGGTGACGAGTGTGAACTACGTTCTGAGTTGATGAGCGTCATCTGTGTTTATACAGTGCCGTTCATGCTGAGACGCCGAACCTAGACCACATACACAAGACCCCGATACAGATCCTCCATGAGTACGGTGTGAAATCAGGAAAGTTCCCAGAGTTTCTGATGGAAAGTGCTGAAGGAGAAGCTCACCAGCCCAGGTTCATCTACAGGGTGACGATAGGTGACGTCAGCTGCACTGGTGAGTTGTGCTGACCCGTGTCATGCAGCTTTATTCAGCTCTAACTTTGACTCTTTCCTGCTGAGGTggcaggagagaagaggagggagacagGGTGTACAGCAGAGAATGTCGGAGAAAAAGCAAATATTTGGTGCCATCATGCAGACTGATTGACTGATTGATGAGGGAGGtcaggaagagagtgcaggcagggtggtgaTGACAGTGACTTCAgagcagcaaaaataaaaatagacgcTTTGCAGGACAGCGGTGGTCACTGCAGGGTGGAGGTTTACAGACTCAGTAGTCCGAGTCGGAGATGAAACTACTGAGGTTGTTAAAGGAGAAAGTCAAGCTTAGTGAGTCTATGAAGTTTAGAGACAAAGATGGTGTGGTAGTGTTGGGCctagaatgttggagatgaagaaccAATGAGGTTTATGATGAAGGTGTGACCTGAGGCGTGCTCTCAGCAAGCAAGGCATCGTGGGGACGCCTCCTTCTTTCCCTCCACTGATGTCTCACTTGTtgaatgtgattttaaaaaaatgggtgGAACAGTGAGGAGAGGACTTTGCACAGtccattgttgtttttatctgATTTGCTCTACAGTGTAGCCATCATGCTGATGCGTCATGCAGcagttgaaatgttgaaaacgCTATGGTTGACCAGCAATTGACGTTGGAAACACCTGAACGCagcagtttttttctgttgtgatgaGAAAAATATGCTGACCATCGTAGTTCATTCTTAAAGGTGAATATAGGTTTAATATAACATTATATATAAACGGGAAAAGACTCCTCTGCTGTTCGTGCTGTGGGTTCTTCTTTTCGAATAAACCTACTTCCATTTTTGAAACAGGTTCTGATCCTCAAAGTCTAGTCAAAACATATTGTTGCAACAGAGACGAAAACGTTGCTGTATTCCACAAGCTTAGCATCATGCATCGCTGATAGTAGTGGAGTAATTGTTTTGAAAGTATTCTGTGTGCAGGGGGGTGGGGCAGTGTCAGATAAGAAGCCTGCCAGAGGATGATGGTAAGGTCTCACTGCAGTGACACAGGAGGTCTGGGTGAAGAGACTGGAACATGGGGGGAACAGGACCAAGTTGGAGATGATGTTTGCACCACTCTCCTCTAATGCTGTCCAACCACTGGCTTGTGTTCCAGGTGAGGGCTCCAGTAAGAAGGCTGCCAaacaggcagcagcagaagcagccatGAGGAGTCTGCAGATCAATCCTGAAACCCTGTGAGTGGCTGTGCgaactctgctttcctcccagcATGCTGCGGTTAATGGATGGCTCCGTTTGTGCTGTGACAGACTGGTGGGCTGTCCcgggtgtcccccacctcttACCCTGTGTAGCTCCTGGATCAGGTGTCATGAATGAGCGTCGTTGATCCGTGCTTCACTGTGCTTCCAGTGGGAGGCGCTGTGTCAAGCCCGATCCTGATGGTGGCGCTGCAGACAATCCTCCCAACTCAGTTGGAACCCTGCAGGTGTGTGAGCTGTGTCTTGTCTGCACGTGCTCCGTTTACGGAGGGTGTGAACTGTACTGCAGGAGCTGGCCATGCAGCGAGGCTGGCGCGTTCCTGAGTACACGGTGGTGGCCGAGGCCGGGCCGCCGCACATGAGGCACTTCACCGTCTCCTGCCGGTTGGAGTCGCTCCTGGAGACAGGTAGCGTCGTCCCCCTGCTGAGTTTCCTGTTGATTCTGACGTCCTGCCGTCACAGCGACCGGCAACTCCAAGAAAGCGGCGAAGAAGACAGCGGCGGACAACATGGTGGCCCAGCTTCAGAGTCTGTCGGGCGGCTCTGTCATCACATGGGTGAGTCAGTGGTGGACTAGGGAGGGGCCCTCTGTCCGAACTGAGGTGCTCTTGTTCAGACGCCGACGACCAACGTGACCTtggagaagctgaagagctCGACGGCTGAGAAGATGGCGCTGCTGAGGAGGAGTCCGCTGAGCATTCCCAACACTGACTACATCCAGGTGATGCAGGAGCTGTCGGCCGAGCAGGGCTTTCGGGTCACGTACATCAACATCGGTGAGTCGCCAGCTCGTGGGGAGTCGGGGCAGAGCCTGTCGACGTCCGTCCTCAGCCTCACTGAAGCTCTGTCCTTGGCAGATGAGCTGACGGTGAACGGTCAGTACCAGTGTCTGGCCGAGCTCGCCACCTCTCCGGTCACAGTCTGCTGTGGAACCGGAATCTCCCGCGGCAACGCTCAGAACGCCGCGGCGCACCACGCCCTGCAGTACATCAAGGTCATGACCACCAGCAAGTGAGTCCGGCTGGTGTCGGGCCCGGAGCCTCGTGCAGGAGCCTGAAGGAGTGAGGTTCGCCGTCGGCTCGGAAATCAACTCgctataagctgtctgaacagACTCACTGAGGTCGTGACCTTTGGTCGTCCCATCCAAGGGTCTGCGGACAGAAACCCTCCCCTCTCTGTGCCACTGAGTCTCTGAAACTTCTGAGGATTTTAACTCCTTCAGTACCACTGCTCcccaaatatactgtatgtatatatatatatattaggggtgggattcgattaaaaaaataatctaagtaattagagaatttgtgattaattactCCCAATTAATCGCAGATCAatagtataagaatatttgccacaagaagccagatttgtcaatgtgaatgaatgtggtgtatgactgaaccaaatgatggagccatacagacatttaaacaacagaatattgtttattttgcatcagtttgacaacagcacaataaatcaccatggtgtctatattcaagtttttatatcaccttgtctaaactgaagctcttttcatgtcttggaaatatttgtatcagaatttctagtccattcagagtggtggaaaccctggacattgtgtagtgaaaaaacATTGCGTTAATTACCATTAATTAATTgcaattaactcattaaagtcccaccactaatgtatatatatttcccATCAATCGGAGGGTCTTCTCCAGGAGAGCTTCCTCTGCCATCCGTGCTCCCCACAGCGTGTAAACCATCTCGTAAGCCTGTCTGTTCATACCTTCAGTGGCATACTGGGCAATCGAAAATGTTTCCTACCGAAATCCACCGTCAAGGTTTTGGAAGTTTCTACTTCAGTTGTTGCCTCTTATGCTGCACAACCTCTGAAGGTCGTGATGATTTGGCCCTCGAGTGTCTTGAGTTTCTGACCAACTCCTGCTGTCGACTCAGGAGGGGAGTGAAGGTCCCTGGTGTACGAGGGTCCGTACCTCAGCCACGTTTCAGTGTCACCTGTGCTGAGGATGAATCAGTGCAAGCGAGTGTATTTTGCTGAGAAGATTTTGAGGTGACTGCTTGGAATAATTACAAAAGAATGTCAATGTTTTGTACCTAAAAAGAAGTGTGGGGTTTGATGCTTTATTTGTAAGAGATATTTGTgagttgtgatgtttttttaaataatataaagaaacacatttttcatcacTGGTGAATTTGATTGTCTTTTTCCAAGGAGTCTTCTCTTCCATGATCTGGAGCCTGTGGTCAGTTTGGAACCATGTATTCTACCACTTCGTCATTACCTCACACCCTTTTCATggctcataaaaaataaataacgtacATTTTTAGCTGAACTTGAGCTGCGCCACCACGTGCCGCCGCTAGAGGGCACGCTTGTGCGTCTTTCAGTGTATTTTAAAGTTGCCATTAAATCAGCTCCCGCGAAACCTGCACCTTCTGTTGGCTTTATGTTTCAATGAATATAAGGAAATTATTTTCAtctaatttcattaaaaaaaatgatattttttttatttaaatctcaCGCGATGGCGCTTGAGAATTTATCCACAAAAAGATGAATTACCACGTGTCGCCACGAGAGGGCACGATTTTGTCGACAGTTTTGAGAAAGAAACTGCAGTACCACATCTCACCACTGGAGTGCGCGCTTCTGCTCAACCTGTCGCTTACCACGAAACCTTTGTCACCCAGATCTTTCGACTTGAGTCATTCCGAATAATCTGTGTAATGTGGCACCTTTACTTTGCCCCGATGTATTTCCTCACGTGTGAATTGATTCAAAATGGTATTGACACACGTCAGCATTCTTTATTAGAAGAAATTAAATAAGCATAAAGTGGACGTTCCTTTTTAATATCGTCTCGTCTCTTTCATAACGGCTTTTTTGTCGCTGAAAAGCAGCGAGGTGTTTATCGAAGAGCAGCTGCACCACCACATGTCGCCACTGGAGGGAGCGCGTCTGTCTTCCAGCGCTCGGTTTGGCTCGTCGCTCCCGGAAGTATGAGAGCATCTTCCGATGGTTTCCAGTTTGGTTGTCCAGTCGTTTTTTACATCCAATTATGATATAATTCGTCATTTTCTATAGCACAAATTCATACCCTTTGTCTTatcttaaaataattaaaacaaacattatttCCGTATTGTAATTGTGTAATTTAAATATCGCCTCACGTCGTCACATCTCTATTTCAGCGAGGTTTTTCCGCAGATCGCTGCATTACCACATGTCGCCACTGGAGGGCGCGCTACTTTTTCCCATCTGTCGAGCTATGAAACAACACTTCCCGTTTAATTGACGCGCTGATTTTACTTTTCTTTCttgaaacaataaatattaaaacgtatattacatttttgaacattttttatagtgtgtcattcatttttatcgCACATCATGTGTAATGAATAATGATGCAGAGGTGGGACACATTTCAGAATTAATTTTTgtcaactaaaataaataatggatgtGTAAAATTGactaattttatttaaatctcaTCTCACATTGTTGCATTTCTTATCGTATTTTAATTGCTGAAAAGTAGGGGAACGTGAGGTTATTACGCAAAAGCTGCGTCATACCACATGTTGCCACTGGAGGGCGTTTCCTCGGTCTAACTGTCAAACCAGCACCTTCTGTTACACGCTACTCTGCTACGCTCTCtctctatatacagtatatctataCCGTAGTGAAAACCATAGttcaccactagagggcgcgcTTCTGTTCAAATCTGTTTTTCGCTG is part of the Synchiropus splendidus isolate RoL2022-P1 chromosome 10, RoL_Sspl_1.0, whole genome shotgun sequence genome and encodes:
- the prkra gene encoding interferon-inducible double-stranded RNA-dependent protein kinase activator A homolog isoform X1, whose product is MSRERNPLFCKNSGAVHAETPNLDHIHKTPIQILHEYGVKSGKFPEFLMESAEGEAHQPRFIYRVTIGDVSCTGEGSSKKAAKQAAAEAAMRSLQINPETLGRRCVKPDPDGGAADNPPNSVGTLQELAMQRGWRVPEYTVVAEAGPPHMRHFTVSCRLESLLETATGNSKKAAKKTAADNMVAQLQSLSGGSVITWTPTTNVTLEKLKSSTAEKMALLRRSPLSIPNTDYIQVMQELSAEQGFRVTYINIDELTVNGQYQCLAELATSPVTVCCGTGISRGNAQNAAAHHALQYIKVMTTSK
- the prkra gene encoding interferon-inducible double-stranded RNA-dependent protein kinase activator A homolog isoform X2; its protein translation is MRSLQINPETLGRRCVKPDPDGGAADNPPNSVGTLQELAMQRGWRVPEYTVVAEAGPPHMRHFTVSCRLESLLETATGNSKKAAKKTAADNMVAQLQSLSGGSVITWTPTTNVTLEKLKSSTAEKMALLRRSPLSIPNTDYIQVMQELSAEQGFRVTYINIDELTVNGQYQCLAELATSPVTVCCGTGISRGNAQNAAAHHALQYIKVMTTSK